The Zingiber officinale cultivar Zhangliang chromosome 10A, Zo_v1.1, whole genome shotgun sequence genome contains a region encoding:
- the LOC122027895 gene encoding protein CMSS1-like, translating into MVAIGKSKAPKTMKPPGRSQWKPLSSISIDKNGKRKRIDGSSKNPNMIPLGKNKILADRNKDKEEVEERKKVEKSNESDGGEATFLISTAPAAQQLGFFLDRFQSANKIKLSPLELDAYKDSCMVKLAEGIAQDLDNLSDHIKSAFGPSWKEVLTEEKLVEGDIDAGSPALIIISTSALRSLEILRGLKSFTKQCFPAKLFAKHMKVEDQATSLKSSRVNIASGTPSRINKLINMDALTLSRPGIILLDMHRDVKGYSLLTLPQVSTEFWDLYKSHFQQRLLQGEMKICLYGEVPINEKRKKMSNPIDDN; encoded by the exons ATGGTGGCGATCGGCAAGTCTAAAGCTCCAAAGACAATGAAGCCGCCTGGACGATCCCAATGGAAGCCTCTCTCTAGCATATCAATCGATAAGAATGGCAAGAGAAAGAGGATCGATGGCAGCAGCAAGAATCCTAACATGATACCCCTCGGCAAGAACAAAATCCTCGCTGataggaacaaggacaaggaggaAGTGGAAGAGAGAAAGAAAGTGGAGAAGAGCAACGAGTCTGATGGTGGCGAGGCAACGTTCTTAATCTCAACCGCTCCAGCGGCTCAGCAGCTCGGCTTCTTTCTCGATCGGTTCCAATCGGCCAATAAAATCAAGCTCTCTCCTCTCGAGTTGGATGCTTACAAAG ATTCATGTATGGTGAAGCTTGCTGAAGGTATAGCACAAGACTTAGACAATTTGAGTGATCACATTAAAAGTGCTTTTGGACCATCCTGGAAAGAGGTGCTTACAGAAGAAAAGCTTGTGGAGGGGGATATAGATGCAGGAAGCCCAGCACTAATAATTATCAGTACATCTGCATTGAGGTCCCTGGAGATTCTCCG AGGATTGAAATCCTTTACAAAGCAGTGTTTCCCTGCAAAACTGTTTGCAAAGCATATGAAAGTGGAAGATCAG GCAACGTCACTTAAAAGTAGCCGAGTAAATATTGCAAGTGGTACACCAAGCAG gataaataaattaattaacatgGACGCATTGACACTTTCACGCCCGGGCATAATTTTGCTTGATATGCACAGAGATGTCAAGGGTTATTCACTGCTTACATTACCACAAGTCAG TACCGAGTTTTGGGATCTCTATAAGAGCCATTTTCAGCAAAGGCTTCTGCAAGGGGAGATGAAGATCTGTTTATATGGTGAAGTTCCTATTAATGAGAAGCGGAAAAAGATGTCAAACCCAATCGATGACAATTAG
- the LOC122027787 gene encoding putative lipid-transfer protein DIR1: MEKAVALFFVLSVLLSSGELAAAESSCKMTEQGMIACLPSMADGKSPAAPSPKCCAALAKADLPCLCKYKDSPALRQLGINPKLAVQLPVKCKLSSHPAC; encoded by the coding sequence atggaGAAGGCTGTGGCTCTTTTCTTCGTTCTCTCAGTCCTTCTCTCCTCCGGCGAACTCGCGGCGGCAGAGAGCAGCTGCAAGATGACCGAGCAAGGCATGATAGCGTGTCTGCCGTCGATGGCCGACGGAAAATCGCCGGCGGCGCCGTCGCCCAAGTGCTGCGCCGCCCTGGCCAAGGCGGACCTGCCGTGTCTGTGCAAGTACAAGGACAGCCCGGCGCTGAGGCAACTGGGGATCAACCCTAAGCTCGCCGTGCAGCTCCCGGTCAAGTGCAAGCTTAGCTCGCACCCCGCGTGTTAA